The stretch of DNA TAGGGTTTGCCATTCAAGAAGATCTCGAATCTATCGATCTTCTTGGGGTCGCCATCCCACTTCCAGCGCAAGAGCTTGCTCGGAGGAGATGTGGATACATTCCAAGGCTCTTCGAGCACATCATACGGCACTGGCAGCGTTGGGTCGGTGGTGGAGCCGATCACTTGTGTTCCTGTCAGCCATCCCGTCCGTGGCTTGACGGATAGGCCAATCTCGTGGCCGTTCCACCGCAGCGTCTGTCTGTCGCCATTCCAGGTACCTGGGGGAAACGAATCGCTGAACGAACCGAGTTCTCGAAAGGAATCGCCCGACCACCCATAGCAAACTCCGCTCAAGTCAAGCGAGTCATCTTTGGGAATGGGGATGACGAAGAACGCAGCGCCAATGGGGCCGTGACTCTTGCCATCCTGGAGCAGGAGGAAGACATTCTCCTGAATAGGGATGCGCTGCTCGGGATTGTTCTCGAAGGAGACATAGCAGTAAGCGTTGTCCATGGTCGTGGCGACGCTCATGTCGAGCAAAGTGACATCCAAATCTTGGGCTACCGTTGGGGGACATCCGGAATCGTAGGGGATGTACACCCAGGCAACGTTGCTGGGTTGTGCGCCATACGAATTGGCGGCCTCTACCCACAGACTGACTGCGCCTCCCACTGTCGGCTGAAACTCATGCCAAGCAGGCCCGGTGGAGGGGGAAGGCTTCAAATAAGCAATCGGCACTGCAAAGCCGTGGAAGTTCACGGGGACCATGTAGACGTAGTAGTTGTCCTCCGTATCGGCATGGTCATTCCAGCGCAACATTACCTTGCAGCCCTTCACCTCAGCCTGCAAGCCCGTGGGAGCGATAGGGGGGCCGACCTTCCCCGCAAATGGCTCCGGTAGAAACAGGCCGGAAGGCAACAAGCCAGGGGACTTCTCAGATGCGCTCTGGAGCATGGCGATGTTCGGGATCTCGACAGGCACGCTCCCGGGCGCGGGGGACGGCCCGCTGGGGCTGGCCGGTGGCCCCTCCGCAGGCGGGAGCGGCACCTTGACCAGAGTTCCGGTGGGAGGCTGGCTCCCCAAACCGGGATTCAAAGCTTGAAGGATTTCAGGACTGGTAGCGGAGGCATTCGCAATACCTTCCAGAGTCTCGCCTTCCTGGACTGTAACCGCCAGAAATTCCTGGCTCGATTTCGGCTCGCCGACCACGCTGATGGGCAGGCTCTGACCAATGACCCCATTGGCATCCACGGCGCGCACAAAGAGCATGTGAGACCCCTCAGACGGCACAAGGAGTCCGAAGTTGGCATAGAAAGGGGAGAGTCCCTCGGGTTGGTCACTGCTCTGGGTTTCCTTCAATTCGCCATCCAGCCACAACTCAACGCTGATGATCGGGCTCATCCCCATGGCAGTGGCGGACACGCCGAGATAGCTTTCCGCAGGCGCTGATACGCCAGAGGCCGGATCGGTCACAAGGACGGTGGGCGGGGCAAATTGCGCACGGACCTGCCTCTGCTGGCGCAAGGAGTAGCCGACAAAGACAAAGGCGCACCCCGCAACCAGCCCTAGGGCTCCCAACAACAGAGTTAGGATGACCCCCAACTTGACACAACCGGACGGAGTCTTCATGGCAATCTCCTTCCTATCCCGGGCAAGCCACAACCTGCACGCTGATCGGCGCGCTGGTGGCGGTATTGCCGGAGTCATCCTGTGCTTGGACGAAAACC from Anaerolineales bacterium encodes:
- a CDS encoding LysM domain-containing protein → MKTPSGCVKLGVILTLLLGALGLVAGCAFVFVGYSLRQQRQVRAQFAPPTVLVTDPASGVSAPAESYLGVSATAMGMSPIISVELWLDGELKETQSSDQPEGLSPFYANFGLLVPSEGSHMLFVRAVDANGVIGQSLPISVVGEPKSSQEFLAVTVQEGETLEGIANASATSPEILQALNPGLGSQPPTGTLVKVPLPPAEGPPASPSGPSPAPGSVPVEIPNIAMLQSASEKSPGLLPSGLFLPEPFAGKVGPPIAPTGLQAEVKGCKVMLRWNDHADTEDNYYVYMVPVNFHGFAVPIAYLKPSPSTGPAWHEFQPTVGGAVSLWVEAANSYGAQPSNVAWVYIPYDSGCPPTVAQDLDVTLLDMSVATTMDNAYCYVSFENNPEQRIPIQENVFLLLQDGKSHGPIGAAFFVIPIPKDDSLDLSGVCYGWSGDSFRELGSFSDSFPPGTWNGDRQTLRWNGHEIGLSVKPRTGWLTGTQVIGSTTDPTLPVPYDVLEEPWNVSTSPPSKLLRWKWDGDPKKIDRFEIFLNGKPYNYASADERAEHVQLPNECGNAVRWQVAARAGEALSYLSEPIQYDQPPCQRYLRVRFDEIYFKWTDDGFKIKGFPCETLSAYFHLSVRDVTRYFWGNGHFMPIKCGKPSFSTLTGGPGGPYTALYGPSPYEITIPLAPDEDVTAFWIRTRFWDDGDDPFGLHSEHPPIQASPYEKWPKCYETFTTGASTTDEAKSYLTFTLAV